A section of the Elizabethkingia anophelis R26 genome encodes:
- a CDS encoding S41 family peptidase has translation MIKRILLFGFLFSLNTIWSQTKYQKDFNEFWNDIDQKYAYLNEQQINWQKVKEIYSPKVAEINNTYAFVQFLEKVLNELHNGHSSLNTNLDISNKLVPSGQDLYVEKEQNKYIIADVRKESGAEKSGLKAGMEVSLFNRKNIDDQLKQFLPTYTDQYTPAMYQYALDMLFAGTHNVKREIAIVEKDKSVNFYPDNFSAQSGNKQLLESKILNKKTAYLKVNNSLGNNNLISIFDKALDSLLNYKNLVIDLTETPSGGNTTVARAIMGRFTDKILPYQVHEFDEVKYQTKRHWVEYVVPRGKTYKGKLYILVGHWTGSMGEGMAIGFDGMKRAKIMGTKMAGLIGAISGFQMTETKIGYQFPTERLYHVNGTPREDFVPGIRTKNTEETLRKAFEIK, from the coding sequence ATGATTAAACGAATTTTACTTTTTGGATTTTTATTTTCTTTAAATACAATATGGTCACAAACTAAGTATCAGAAAGATTTTAACGAATTTTGGAATGATATAGATCAGAAATACGCTTATCTGAATGAACAACAAATTAATTGGCAGAAGGTAAAAGAAATTTACAGTCCGAAAGTAGCAGAAATCAATAATACTTATGCATTTGTTCAGTTTTTGGAAAAAGTTCTTAATGAACTTCATAATGGTCATTCGTCTCTGAACACCAACCTTGATATTTCAAATAAGCTAGTCCCTTCCGGGCAAGATCTATATGTTGAAAAAGAACAAAATAAATATATAATAGCTGATGTGAGAAAAGAGTCCGGTGCAGAGAAATCAGGATTAAAAGCCGGAATGGAAGTAAGTTTATTTAATAGAAAGAATATAGATGACCAGCTGAAACAATTCCTTCCCACATATACAGATCAGTATACACCTGCAATGTATCAATATGCATTGGATATGCTTTTTGCAGGTACTCATAATGTGAAAAGAGAAATTGCTATAGTAGAGAAGGATAAATCTGTAAACTTTTATCCTGATAATTTTAGTGCTCAGTCTGGTAATAAGCAACTTTTAGAAAGCAAAATACTAAATAAAAAAACAGCTTATTTAAAAGTAAACAACTCATTGGGAAATAATAATTTAATATCAATCTTTGATAAAGCACTCGATTCATTACTCAATTACAAAAATTTGGTAATTGATTTAACGGAAACCCCGAGTGGCGGAAATACAACTGTCGCAAGAGCTATTATGGGAAGGTTTACTGACAAGATACTTCCATATCAGGTACACGAATTTGATGAGGTAAAATATCAAACTAAAAGACATTGGGTAGAATACGTTGTACCCAGAGGCAAAACTTACAAAGGAAAACTATATATTTTAGTAGGACACTGGACAGGAAGTATGGGAGAGGGAATGGCTATTGGTTTTGACGGAATGAAAAGAGCTAAAATAATGGGGACAAAAATGGCAGGATTAATAGGAGCAATATCGGGTTTTCAGATGACTGAAACCAAAATTGGATATCAGTTTCCAACAGAAAGGTTGTATCATGTAAACGGAACACCGAGGGAAGATTTTGTTCCCGGAATACGTACTAAAAATACAGAAGAAACACTTCGTAAAGCTTTTGAAATAAAATAA
- a CDS encoding serine hydrolase domain-containing protein: protein MKYLNRKVFITLLSIFSYSYINAQQGQNIIKSKIDSLLGAETTKPFNGVVLVSQNGKNLYLKAKGYSNLEHKTLLKADDQFISGSIAKQFTSVLVLQAYEKNLLALDVPIRKYLPELSQSWKDTITIRLLLNHTSGIEALDKPTLFAPETQFDYSHSTITYDLLAKILEKLYHKSFAEITGALFQKCGMKDTYHPDIKKYTKLTTPYTENENGQLNIETNSFMYSYAPAGGTFITTAIDLGKWNQLYFEGKLLKKNTMEQLFTKQKNSVRNHAVFGLTEYGLGVTIDTSDNLLMVGQTGFVPGYVTENYYFPKNHVGVTVLSNIDYNSGGFKGSFRYHTAILNIVRKYLQHKK, encoded by the coding sequence ATGAAATATTTAAACAGAAAAGTATTCATTACATTACTTTCAATTTTTTCATATTCTTATATCAATGCTCAACAGGGGCAAAACATTATAAAAAGTAAAATAGATTCTTTGCTGGGTGCTGAAACTACCAAGCCATTTAATGGTGTCGTTTTGGTTTCTCAAAATGGAAAAAATCTGTATTTAAAAGCAAAAGGATATTCTAATCTGGAGCACAAAACGCTTCTAAAAGCAGATGATCAATTTATTAGCGGATCTATAGCAAAACAGTTTACTTCTGTTTTAGTATTACAGGCTTATGAAAAGAATTTATTGGCTCTGGATGTTCCCATCCGAAAGTATCTGCCAGAATTATCACAATCCTGGAAAGATACGATCACAATAAGATTGCTTCTAAATCATACCAGCGGTATAGAAGCCTTGGATAAGCCTACATTATTTGCACCGGAAACTCAGTTCGACTATTCCCACTCTACTATCACTTATGATCTTCTGGCTAAAATACTGGAAAAGCTATATCATAAATCTTTCGCAGAAATCACAGGTGCATTATTCCAAAAGTGTGGAATGAAAGACACTTATCATCCGGATATCAAAAAGTACACGAAACTAACAACTCCCTATACTGAAAATGAGAATGGGCAATTAAATATTGAAACCAACAGTTTTATGTATTCTTATGCTCCTGCAGGGGGAACTTTTATAACAACAGCAATAGATCTGGGCAAATGGAATCAGCTTTATTTTGAGGGAAAATTACTCAAAAAGAATACAATGGAACAATTGTTTACCAAGCAAAAGAATTCGGTAAGAAATCACGCTGTTTTTGGATTAACTGAATATGGACTGGGAGTTACTATTGATACCAGTGACAATCTTCTAATGGTTGGCCAAACCGGATTTGTTCCCGGATATGTTACTGAGAATTATTATTTCCCGAAAAACCATGTTGGTGTTACTGTTTTGAGTAATATAGATTATAATTCCGGAGGATTTAAAGGAAGCTTCAGATACCACACAGCAATTCTAAACATTGTACGAAAGTATCTGCAACACAAAAAATAA
- a CDS encoding aminopeptidase N: MKIRDIYQNISTREIRIKSGIHPVPKLIACFFLFTSFCAKAQKDSISLKIQLDENKYVAHIQQRIVYQNKLSRPVDSIKLLSWVNAYKNRRTPLGKRKLQERKTALYFSNKEKLGYIDNLRVDFSKEVKSYSDERGENIYLGLKQPLPQNGKVTLNLEYDIHIPASDFTGYGYGDNQILLKYFFIVPDSFEDSKLSEKSYLDLDENQNNGSYWNINFEKGPYIIQSNLNQKDNYTFEGSLYEDPEFMISHTENTKMDFEVDKQKVTLDLGYTISSEEQANLAFLVPLQLKFIKDKIGFLPSKIFISDRARDRNGFIGSDDIKFRKWKFKLFSDPEKSDFNYFSVISQNVVNQAFLADKNTDHWLYNGLRTYLEIEYLNKNYSDKKLAGNLPDQVRLWKIKPLKWFEVSKIKLTDRYGLAYDYILNQNLDQSINTHLQDLSKFNITAVSSFETGLIFSMLNNKTQKFDSFVQKYLAKNRGQKIDSKDFMTQLDSYTNHTSEFLEKFVQHKNRVNFNLRSFKKTDDNQLELRVSKNTPLKIPFKVEAEDFSGKIKSYWFNTTESTDKQVYRIPNDSTKKISINNDYTFPEANFRDNYLYTKGMFSNMKKIRFKLFTDIPNPEYNEVYIAPILSWNNYDKFLLGMRFTNKSLIDRKFVYSLVPYYSTGTSQLTGSAGASYQFMPADSFFRSWLFAANGSYFHYDYNLPYKKVNLLTSINFAKDPRSQISRNLGFSYSYFERTLSPALIAKNDYDKYNLWNISYSYSDNKAIHENYLMTNLQWMEDFQKLSAEYYYRWEYAKDKKIMLRAFGGLFIENKTRNNLFNFGLSRVSNYSFSYGLLGQSATDGVLSQQFILAEGGFKSDFKNFVNSWVVSTNVDAHLWKMFNVYADAGLYKNKGQNMKFIWDSGIKLKVIPDFLEIYFPVQSSLGFEPAFKGYGSRIRYMLNLNLGAVIGYFRRGVF; the protein is encoded by the coding sequence ATGAAAATTCGGGACATCTATCAAAATATTTCAACTCGGGAAATCCGTATAAAGTCAGGAATACATCCTGTCCCGAAACTTATTGCCTGTTTCTTTCTGTTCACTTCTTTCTGTGCAAAAGCTCAGAAGGATAGTATAAGCCTGAAGATACAACTGGACGAAAATAAGTATGTAGCACATATACAACAGAGAATTGTCTATCAGAACAAACTGTCTCGTCCTGTAGATTCTATAAAATTATTATCATGGGTGAATGCTTACAAGAACAGAAGAACACCTTTAGGCAAGCGAAAGTTACAGGAAAGAAAAACAGCATTATATTTCAGTAACAAAGAAAAACTGGGGTATATAGATAATCTGAGAGTAGATTTTTCGAAAGAAGTGAAATCTTACTCAGATGAAAGGGGTGAAAATATATATCTTGGATTAAAACAACCTCTTCCGCAAAACGGGAAAGTAACACTAAATCTGGAGTATGATATTCATATTCCTGCATCAGACTTTACAGGCTATGGCTATGGAGACAATCAGATACTTCTGAAATATTTCTTCATTGTTCCAGATAGTTTTGAAGATTCAAAATTATCAGAAAAATCATATCTGGATTTGGATGAAAACCAAAATAACGGCAGCTATTGGAATATTAATTTTGAAAAGGGCCCTTATATTATTCAGTCCAACCTAAATCAGAAGGACAATTATACCTTTGAAGGCTCTCTGTATGAAGATCCGGAATTTATGATCTCACATACAGAAAATACCAAAATGGATTTTGAGGTAGACAAGCAAAAAGTCACGCTGGATTTAGGTTACACAATATCCTCGGAAGAGCAGGCAAATCTTGCATTTCTGGTTCCGTTACAATTAAAATTTATTAAAGATAAAATTGGTTTTTTACCGAGTAAAATTTTTATTTCTGACCGGGCGAGAGACCGAAACGGATTTATTGGGAGTGATGATATAAAGTTCCGAAAATGGAAATTCAAATTATTTTCTGATCCTGAAAAATCCGATTTTAATTACTTTAGTGTCATCTCCCAGAATGTTGTTAATCAAGCTTTTTTAGCTGACAAAAATACTGACCACTGGCTATACAATGGATTAAGAACCTATCTGGAAATAGAATACCTGAATAAAAACTATAGTGATAAAAAACTGGCCGGAAATCTTCCGGATCAGGTCAGATTATGGAAAATAAAGCCTCTGAAATGGTTTGAAGTTTCAAAAATAAAATTGACAGATCGTTATGGGCTTGCTTATGATTATATTCTCAATCAGAATTTAGACCAAAGCATAAATACCCATTTACAAGATCTTAGTAAATTTAATATAACAGCTGTAAGCAGCTTCGAAACCGGGCTTATCTTCAGTATGCTAAATAATAAGACGCAAAAATTCGATAGTTTTGTTCAGAAGTATCTAGCAAAAAACCGTGGTCAGAAAATCGACAGTAAAGACTTCATGACTCAGTTGGATTCTTATACTAACCATACAAGTGAATTTTTAGAAAAATTTGTTCAGCATAAAAACAGAGTAAACTTTAATCTTAGATCTTTTAAAAAGACAGACGACAATCAGCTGGAGTTAAGAGTATCTAAAAATACACCACTAAAAATTCCTTTCAAAGTAGAAGCTGAAGACTTTAGCGGGAAAATAAAATCCTATTGGTTCAACACTACTGAAAGTACTGACAAACAGGTTTACAGAATACCCAATGACAGTACTAAAAAGATTTCTATAAATAACGATTACACTTTCCCTGAAGCCAATTTCAGAGATAACTATCTTTATACAAAAGGAATGTTTTCTAATATGAAAAAAATTAGATTCAAGTTGTTTACTGACATTCCTAACCCGGAGTACAATGAAGTCTATATTGCTCCGATATTATCATGGAATAACTATGACAAATTCCTTCTCGGAATGAGGTTTACAAACAAAAGCCTTATAGACCGTAAATTTGTTTACTCACTTGTTCCATATTACAGTACCGGCACCAGTCAACTGACAGGTTCTGCCGGAGCCAGTTATCAGTTTATGCCTGCTGATTCTTTCTTCAGAAGCTGGTTATTTGCGGCTAACGGTTCCTATTTCCATTACGATTATAATCTTCCGTATAAAAAGGTAAACCTTCTTACCAGTATTAATTTTGCAAAAGACCCAAGGAGCCAGATAAGCAGAAACTTAGGATTCTCTTACAGCTATTTTGAAAGAACACTTTCTCCTGCTCTTATTGCAAAAAATGATTATGATAAGTATAACTTATGGAATATCTCTTATTCATATTCTGATAACAAAGCTATTCATGAAAACTATCTGATGACTAATCTTCAATGGATGGAAGATTTCCAGAAGCTATCTGCTGAATATTATTACCGTTGGGAGTATGCTAAAGATAAAAAGATAATGCTAAGGGCTTTCGGAGGTTTGTTTATAGAAAATAAAACCCGAAACAACCTTTTCAACTTTGGTCTTTCCAGAGTTTCTAACTATTCGTTTAGCTATGGACTTTTAGGTCAGTCTGCTACAGACGGAGTACTTTCTCAACAGTTTATCCTTGCAGAAGGTGGATTTAAATCCGATTTTAAAAACTTTGTGAACAGCTGGGTTGTTTCTACCAATGTGGATGCCCACTTATGGAAAATGTTTAATGTTTATGCAGATGCCGGTCTGTATAAAAATAAAGGTCAGAATATGAAGTTTATCTGGGATAGTGGTATCAAACTAAAAGTAATCCCTGATTTTCTGGAAATCTATTTTCCGGTTCAGTCTTCTCTGGGATTCGAACCGGCATTCAAAGGATATGGAAGCCGAATCCGATACATGCTGAATCTTAATTTAGGTGCTGTTATTGGATACTTCAGAAGGGGAGTTTTCTAA
- a CDS encoding RNA polymerase sigma factor, with protein MNEESLIHLIRKAQSKDQKAQTQLINMFWVDVFSFVMKKVQDDILADEITVNVFSKVLTKLDLFDPSFQFKTWILTIAQNTVIDYWRKKSREAEDATGDLEEVKNVFVKSPEELLISEEENDEILQIVASMDANYQDIIRLRFFEEKSIKEIAEELNLSVANTKVRIMRAKKVLAELLKNNELYNE; from the coding sequence TTGAACGAGGAATCCCTAATCCATCTTATCCGGAAAGCACAAAGTAAAGATCAGAAGGCTCAAACCCAATTGATCAATATGTTCTGGGTGGATGTTTTTTCTTTTGTAATGAAGAAGGTTCAGGATGATATTCTGGCAGATGAAATTACAGTAAATGTTTTTTCCAAAGTTTTAACGAAGCTGGATTTATTCGACCCGAGTTTTCAGTTTAAAACCTGGATTCTGACGATTGCCCAGAATACCGTGATCGATTACTGGAGAAAGAAAAGCCGTGAGGCAGAAGATGCAACCGGAGATCTGGAAGAAGTGAAAAATGTTTTTGTAAAATCACCGGAAGAGCTATTGATCTCTGAAGAAGAAAATGATGAGATCCTGCAAATTGTTGCCTCTATGGATGCAAATTATCAGGACATTATCCGACTTAGATTCTTTGAAGAAAAAAGTATAAAAGAAATTGCTGAAGAGCTGAATCTCTCAGTTGCTAATACGAAAGTCAGAATTATGAGGGCGAAAAAAGTATTGGCAGAATTATTAAAAAATAACGAGTTATACAATGAGTAA
- a CDS encoding alpha/beta hydrolase, with protein sequence MNINYLVRKPEVITPKTQLLVMLHGYGSNEEDLFSFVPTLPEDWLIVSLRAPKDSPYGGYSWYDIDFSSADRFIDIEEATDAMKSILNLIRDIKEEYQLTERTHLMGFSQGGILSYSMALTYPELFNKIAILSAYPETKILQNISKDKKAFTEMRFFISHGMEDAVIPLDMGRAAADMLYDLGCFFSFREYVSGHNINQKNYMDLMAFLS encoded by the coding sequence ATGAACATAAATTATTTGGTGAGAAAACCTGAAGTTATCACTCCAAAAACACAACTTTTGGTTATGCTTCACGGTTACGGAAGTAATGAAGAAGACCTTTTTAGCTTTGTACCTACTCTGCCGGAAGATTGGTTAATCGTTAGCCTGAGAGCTCCTAAGGATTCACCTTACGGAGGTTATTCCTGGTACGATATAGATTTTTCTTCTGCAGACAGATTTATCGATATAGAAGAGGCTACAGATGCTATGAAAAGCATTCTGAACCTGATCAGAGATATAAAAGAGGAATATCAGCTTACAGAGAGAACTCATTTAATGGGATTCAGTCAGGGTGGTATTTTATCCTATTCTATGGCGTTAACGTATCCTGAGCTCTTTAATAAAATTGCGATACTTAGTGCCTATCCTGAGACTAAAATTCTTCAGAATATCAGCAAGGATAAAAAAGCATTCACAGAAATGCGTTTCTTTATTTCCCACGGAATGGAGGATGCTGTAATCCCTTTGGATATGGGGAGAGCGGCGGCAGATATGTTGTATGATCTCGGTTGTTTTTTCTCATTCCGGGAATATGTAAGCGGGCACAATATCAATCAGAAAAACTACATGGACTTAATGGCGTTTCTTTCTTAA
- a CDS encoding isopenicillin N synthase family dioxygenase, which yields MDKIPSVDLRDFLSDNPERKQKFVNEIGKAYEEIGFVALKGHFLDDNLVDNLYGEVRNFFELPLETKQKYEIPGIGGQRGYVGFGKETAKGFKKGDLKEFWHFGQYLQEGSKYATEYPDNVIVDELPKFNEVGKETYQMLEKTGQYVLRALALHLGLDEFYFDKYIAEGNSILRPIHYPPITEEPDDAVRAAAHGDINLITLLMGAQGKGLQVQNHNGDWIDAIAEPDELMINVGDMLSRHTNNKLKSTIHRVVNPPRELWSTSRFSIPFFMHPVSEMPLNALENTIDENNPKLYPDTTAGEFLHERLVELGLIKK from the coding sequence ATGGATAAAATCCCAAGTGTAGACCTGCGTGATTTCCTTTCGGATAACCCGGAACGCAAACAGAAATTTGTAAATGAAATCGGAAAAGCTTACGAAGAAATTGGATTTGTTGCCCTTAAAGGACACTTTCTGGACGACAATCTGGTAGACAATCTCTACGGAGAAGTAAGAAATTTCTTCGAACTGCCATTAGAAACTAAACAGAAGTACGAAATCCCCGGAATTGGAGGACAACGTGGTTATGTTGGTTTTGGAAAAGAAACGGCAAAAGGTTTTAAAAAGGGAGACCTTAAAGAATTTTGGCATTTTGGACAATACCTTCAGGAAGGTTCCAAATATGCAACTGAGTACCCTGACAATGTAATTGTAGATGAGTTACCTAAATTCAACGAAGTAGGAAAAGAAACTTATCAGATGTTGGAGAAAACTGGACAGTATGTATTAAGAGCCTTGGCTCTTCACCTTGGACTGGATGAGTTTTACTTCGACAAGTATATTGCAGAAGGTAATTCAATCCTTAGACCAATCCACTATCCTCCAATTACGGAAGAGCCGGATGATGCAGTACGTGCTGCAGCACATGGAGATATTAACCTTATTACACTTCTTATGGGAGCACAAGGTAAAGGTCTTCAGGTTCAAAACCACAATGGTGATTGGATCGATGCTATTGCTGAACCAGATGAATTAATGATTAATGTTGGTGATATGTTGTCCAGACATACCAACAACAAGCTAAAGTCCACAATTCACAGAGTTGTTAATCCTCCAAGAGAATTATGGAGTACTTCCAGATTTTCTATTCCTTTCTTTATGCACCCGGTGAGTGAAATGCCACTAAATGCATTAGAAAATACGATTGACGAAAACAATCCTAAATTGTATCCTGATACAACTGCCGGAGAATTCTTACATGAAAGACTTGTAGAATTAGGATTGATTAAGAAGTAA
- a CDS encoding lipoprotein: MKKILPLISLLFFGLIIKAQYVEPEKADKEAAKRKASEVITMPTQKFDSLQAKSMLALGKGTIVGEAFTRQKNGYGMKVLGKVKANKIKVILFPVTPYFEEYYKLWSDKSKNNPKKNRYVYMDRNAMRYRIEAITNSDGEFTFPNMKPGKYYLYGSMDYSLSYNYNKYTGSGYDNYGRIDYYSPSSYTKDFNEFLETFVEVKSDGEVVKVKLK; this comes from the coding sequence ATGAAAAAAATACTTCCTTTAATATCTTTATTATTCTTTGGGCTTATTATCAAAGCTCAATATGTAGAACCTGAAAAAGCAGACAAAGAAGCTGCCAAGAGAAAAGCATCTGAAGTTATTACAATGCCTACTCAGAAATTTGATTCACTACAGGCTAAAAGTATGCTTGCGCTAGGAAAAGGAACAATTGTAGGTGAAGCTTTTACCAGACAAAAGAACGGATACGGAATGAAGGTCCTAGGAAAAGTAAAAGCTAATAAAATAAAAGTAATCCTGTTCCCTGTTACACCTTACTTTGAAGAATATTACAAACTTTGGAGTGATAAAAGCAAGAATAACCCTAAGAAAAACAGATATGTCTATATGGACAGAAATGCGATGAGATACCGAATAGAAGCTATTACCAATAGCGATGGTGAATTTACATTTCCTAACATGAAGCCTGGAAAATACTACCTCTATGGAAGCATGGATTATAGTCTGAGTTACAACTATAACAAATATACAGGAAGTGGCTATGACAATTATGGCAGAATAGACTATTACTCCCCAAGTTCTTATACTAAGGATTTTAATGAGTTTTTAGAAACTTTCGTTGAAGTAAAATCTGATGGCGAAGTTGTAAAAGTTAAACTAAAATAA
- the lipA gene encoding lipoyl synthase translates to MSNETLTNDTTTQKPKWIRVKLPTGKNYRELRTLVDKYKLNTICQSGSCPNMGECWGEGTATFMILGNICTRSCGFCGVKTGKPLDVNWDEPEKVARSIKLMKIKHAVLTSVDRDDLKDMGSILWAETVNAVRRISPGTTMETLIPDFQGITKHIDRLIEVAPEVISHNMETVKRLTREVRIQAKYERSLEVLRYMKEAGQRRTKTGVMLGLGEEKDEVFQTIEDIRNANVDVITLGQYLQPTKKHLPVKRFITPEEFDEYGAFARSLGFRHVESSPLVRSSYHAEKHIH, encoded by the coding sequence ATGAGTAACGAGACATTAACTAACGATACTACAACTCAGAAACCTAAATGGATTAGGGTAAAACTTCCAACGGGGAAGAATTACCGAGAGTTAAGGACGCTTGTAGATAAGTATAAACTGAATACAATTTGTCAGAGTGGAAGTTGCCCGAATATGGGGGAATGTTGGGGAGAAGGAACAGCAACTTTTATGATTCTGGGGAATATTTGTACCAGAAGTTGTGGATTTTGTGGGGTAAAAACCGGAAAACCACTGGATGTTAACTGGGATGAACCTGAAAAAGTAGCCCGTTCTATCAAGTTAATGAAAATCAAACATGCTGTACTGACTTCTGTAGACAGAGATGACCTGAAAGATATGGGATCTATTCTGTGGGCAGAAACAGTAAATGCAGTACGAAGAATATCTCCGGGAACAACAATGGAAACATTAATTCCGGATTTTCAAGGAATCACAAAACATATTGACAGGCTGATAGAAGTTGCTCCTGAAGTAATTTCACATAATATGGAAACTGTAAAAAGACTTACCCGTGAGGTACGTATTCAGGCAAAATACGAAAGAAGCCTGGAAGTACTAAGGTATATGAAAGAGGCTGGACAGCGTCGTACCAAAACCGGAGTAATGCTGGGATTGGGTGAAGAAAAAGATGAAGTATTTCAGACTATTGAGGATATCAGAAATGCAAATGTTGATGTTATTACGTTAGGACAATATTTACAACCTACTAAGAAACACTTACCGGTAAAAAGATTTATTACACCGGAAGAGTTCGACGAATATGGAGCTTTTGCGAGAAGCCTTGGCTTCAGACATGTGGAAAGTTCCCCACTGGTGCGTTCTTCTTATCATGCAGAAAAACACATCCACTAA
- the tyrS gene encoding tyrosine--tRNA ligase produces the protein MNAFIEELKWRGLWADMTPGTEDQLNKEMTTAYIGFDPTADSLHIGSLIPIKILAHFQRHGHKPIALVGGATGMIGDPSGKSAERNLLDEETLLYYVDCLKNQLSRFLDFEGDGPNRAELVNNYDWMKNVTFLDFAKNIGKHITVNYMMAKDSVKKRFSGEDGADGMSFTEFTYQLLQGYDYLHLYKEKGVKLQMGGSDQWGNITTGTELIRRKAQGEAFALTTKLITKADGSKFGKSESGENYWLDAKRTSPYRFYQFWLNATDEDGERFIKFYTFLEKEETDKLIEEHRTAPHERKLQKKLAEEVTVWVHGRAEYERALKASEILFGRSTAEDLVRLDEELFLQIFDGVPQKEVAKSEVIGSNIVDLISDKSGFLKSKGEAKRELSGNAISVNKEKVNDTFEVSEKDLIDGKFLLLQKGKKSYFIVKTV, from the coding sequence ATGAATGCTTTTATTGAAGAACTGAAATGGCGCGGGCTATGGGCAGACATGACGCCGGGGACTGAAGATCAACTCAACAAAGAGATGACTACAGCCTATATCGGTTTCGATCCAACAGCAGATTCGTTACACATTGGGAGCCTTATTCCGATTAAGATTTTGGCTCATTTTCAACGTCACGGCCACAAACCAATTGCTTTGGTAGGCGGTGCAACAGGAATGATAGGTGACCCATCCGGCAAGTCCGCAGAACGTAATCTGTTAGATGAGGAGACCCTATTGTATTACGTGGATTGTTTAAAAAATCAGCTTTCCAGATTTCTGGATTTTGAAGGAGATGGCCCTAACAGAGCTGAGCTTGTAAACAACTACGACTGGATGAAAAATGTTACTTTCCTGGATTTTGCAAAAAATATCGGAAAGCACATTACTGTAAACTATATGATGGCAAAAGACTCTGTGAAAAAACGTTTTTCGGGAGAAGATGGTGCTGATGGAATGAGCTTTACAGAATTTACATACCAGTTACTACAAGGCTACGATTACCTTCATTTATATAAAGAGAAAGGTGTAAAGTTACAAATGGGAGGTTCTGACCAGTGGGGAAATATCACTACAGGAACTGAACTTATCCGCAGAAAAGCACAGGGTGAAGCTTTTGCACTTACCACTAAATTAATCACTAAAGCAGACGGATCCAAGTTTGGAAAATCTGAAAGCGGTGAAAATTACTGGTTGGATGCTAAAAGAACTTCTCCATACAGATTCTACCAATTCTGGTTAAATGCTACAGATGAAGATGGTGAAAGATTCATTAAGTTTTATACATTCCTTGAAAAAGAAGAAACAGATAAACTAATCGAAGAGCACAGAACAGCACCACATGAGCGTAAACTTCAGAAAAAATTAGCTGAAGAAGTTACGGTATGGGTACATGGCCGCGCAGAATATGAAAGAGCCCTGAAGGCTTCTGAAATCTTATTTGGCCGCTCTACTGCTGAGGACTTAGTTAGACTTGATGAAGAATTATTCCTTCAGATTTTTGATGGTGTTCCACAAAAAGAAGTTGCCAAATCTGAAGTTATAGGAAGCAATATTGTTGATCTTATCTCAGATAAATCAGGCTTTCTTAAATCTAAAGGTGAAGCCAAGAGAGAACTTTCCGGAAATGCTATTTCTGTAAATAAAGAAAAAGTGAACGATACTTTTGAAGTTTCAGAAAAAGATCTTATTGACGGCAAATTCCTTTTATTACAGAAAGGAAAGAAAAGTTACTTTATTGTAAAAACTGTATAG